From Aspergillus chevalieri M1 DNA, chromosome 4, nearly complete sequence, a single genomic window includes:
- a CDS encoding uncharacterized protein (COG:S;~EggNog:ENOG410PV13) yields the protein MENTFISEDPGFILQDDLFRSIETDLSQPQQEEENILIQLSDASTKPLKVLKLEYTSDLPEYPSTDPNGYGYVINVPPNQQRETVEDMVNSIQYCVRQNYRNRPSSHSSFLGTSYTSSSYRCSGIKICEYAGIQLKNMHHTHVTDDLWTILQDIRQRIHEMERDTIKDAAYRFYRSAKNLFKNQLSCYHFQNSCQPKLTQSSIPNPLGGFDFYVRCINAPSDPAGHYTYRVPKNGSVHLQFLEGLLNNEIIMDMEECGAVESIKSKSLYCAYDHPQGPGKLVHAKCNVTFHWLIPTDLSQNPYFVFMSHGVHTHVPPPPRKAPAKIMNGILQLINQARSPSLTLGTFLKSPALQSFCAEHNCHTIQQIHESFSNMDPIQAVIRKQRLLHYPAGQNVNGVMFELGKNKDLQEYIHEVYQQNDQIMIICILKEQAELLHTLSSIEIDMSFKRVQSKEMKEVVFATYLADQKKIMTLCRVFTTEDTTEGYYILFKKIYHIVYKLTGKRITFRALHGTGLHALVMDMDNKQIEGLAQFLMEIDPDHHSRIWLLKNVLLLCRVHFLRGIRETLQTHSLNPYIGTRMAALLECESEEDYHKWCDLLIKHEHPAIQNWARHKKSAVIAAGLNKYCSLIPHHIFDMVRKSTNAVEQTHNKSNRRGKQLTLLQAILESLKLDIQDVQQNRSYNSYGLRHRYATQTLEASFLRHMARSGMYLLL from the exons ATGGAGAACACATTCATTTCTGAAGATCCTGGTTTTATCTTACAAGATGATCTAtttagatcaattgaaaccGACTTGAGTCAACCCCAGCAGGAG gaagaaaatattCTTATTCAGCTAAGTGATGCCTCAACGAAGCCATTGAAGGTCCTTAAATTAGAATATACAAGTGATCTTCCGGAATATCCATCTACTGATCCTAATGGATATGGGTATGTTATAAATGTGCCGCCGAATCAGCAGAGGGAAACTGTAGAGGACATGGTTAACAGT ATTCAGTACTGTGTTCGACAAAATTATCGCAACCGGCCTTCCAGCCATTCTTCATTCCTAGGAACATCATATACTAGCTCCTCTTATAGATGTTCTGGTATAAAGATCTGTGAATATGCCGGTATACAACTGAAAAATATGCATCACACTCATGTTACAGATGATTTATGGACAATTTTGCAAGATATTCGACAGCGCATTCatgagatggaaagagataCAATCAAAGATGCTGCATATAg ATTTTATCGATCAGCAAAAAATCTCTTTAAAAATCAACTATCTTGTTATCACTTTCAGAATTCTTGCCAGCCTAAGTTAACCCAAAGCTCCATTCCG AATCCTCTAGGTGGTTTCGATTTCTATGTTAGATGCATCAATGCACCATCAGACCCTGCAGGTCATTATACCTATAGAGTTCCAAAGAATGGCTCAGTGCACCTTCAGTTTCTTGAGGGATTGTTGAATAATGAAAttattatggatatggaagagTGCGGTGCTGTTGAATCGATCAAGTCAAAGTCACTGTATTGTG CATATGATCATCCTCAGGGACCTGGAAAATTAGTACATGCTAAATGTAATGTGACTTTCCATTGGTTAATTCCCACTGATTTAAGTCAAAATCCATATTTTGTCTTTATGTCTCATGGTGTTCATACACatgttcctccacctccacgaaAGGCACCTGCAAAAATTATGAATGGAATTCTGCAATTGATAAATCAGGCTCGGAGCCCAAGCTTGACACTGG GTACATTTCTTAAAAGTCCAGCATTACAATCATTCTGTGCTGAGCATAATTGCCATACAATTCAGCAAATTCATGAGAGTTTCTCAAATATGGACCCAATTCAAGCTGTCATTCGAAAACAAAGACTTCTCCATTATCCAGCTGGTCAGAATGTCAATGGTGTAATGTTCGAATTAGGAAAGAACAAAGATCTTCAG GAGTACATACATGAAgtttatcaacaaaatgaTCAGATCATGATAATATGCATTCTGAAAGAGCAAGCTGAATTACTTCATACATTATCTTCTATAGAGATTGATATGTCATTCAAACGAGTACAAtcaaaagagatgaaggaggtGGTATTTGCCACATATTTAGCAgatcagaaaaaga TTATGACTCTTTGTCGTGTCTTTACAACTGAAGACACTACAGAGGGCTATTATATCTtattcaagaagatctaTCATATTGTGTATAAGTTGACAGGCAAGAGGATTACCTTTCGTGCCCTACATGGTACTGGTCTTCATGCTCTGGTAatggatatggacaataagcAAATTGAAG GATTGGCTCAGTTTCTAATGGAGATTGATCCAGACCACCATTCACGTATATGGCTTCTAAagaatgttcttcttctatgtcgAGTTCATTTCCTACGAGGGATTCGTGAAACTCTTCAAACTCATTCTCTTAATCCATACATCGGGACACGCATGGCTGCGCTTTTAGAATGTGAGTCTGAAGAGGACTATCATAAATGGTGTGATCTGTTAATCA AACATGAACATCCTGCAATTCAGAACTGGGCTCGTCATAAAAAGAGTGCGGTAATTGCAGCAGGTCTCAATAAGTATTGTTCTCTTATACCACATCATATCTTTGATATGGTGCGAAAGAGTACTAATGCTGTTGAACAAACTCATAATAAATCCAATCGTCGTGGAAAGCAATTGACATTGCTTCAAGCAATTCTTGA ATCATTGAAGCTAGATATACAGGACGTGCAGCAGAATCGAAGCTATAATTCATATGGTCTTCGACACCGCTATGCAACTCAAACTTTGGAGGCTAGCTTTCTAAGACATATGGCACGATCTGGTATGTATTTATTGTTATAG